The window TATGACAAAAAGTGTTTTTACATCATGTATATAAATAACTTTCTCTGTTTTCATCATATCACAGAAAAAGCGACTATTGGGGTAATGTATGTGCTATGTCACTGACTCACCGTCCACATACTCCTGGTAGGCCTCAAAAATAGCTTCAATGCCCTGCCACTTCCTTGgaacatcctcctcctcctcctcctcttcgtcCTCTTCCTGATCGGACTCTTCCTCATCCTCAGACAGGTTCTCCTGTGGGGCTAGAGTGTCCCGGTTGGCTACAGAAGAAGGGAAGTGATGGCCATTGATATGTGCACGCTGAGAGACATGGATGAGATTTGAACTTTTCAGCTGAGAGACGCTGTGAGGCTGCGAGGGATCGGCCTTCACACCGGCCTCTGGGACGCAGTTTGAGAGTCCTTAAGAAGAagagagtgagacaaaacaaacaaaaagcaaagtcAGTCCTTGTAGCTCTTTTTAACAGCTTGATGTGATTTTCACTTAACGTGATAGGAACTGgacttttgtttacattttaaaggCAGTGCAGTGCACACTGACACCACTAGGTGGCAAACCCCTAACATTATAGAACAATCAGGTCATGCACCTATGGGAGCGTGGCTAACCTTTGTTCTGCAGTGTGCTGTGTGTGGACTGCAGCACAGCCTGATGGAAGTGCTGAGCGAAGGCCTCAGGGGTGAACCGCTCCAAGGGTCGATTCCGCCCATTCTGCACTTGACCGGGCTCCTTTttctgagcagcagcagcgccaGTGCCAGCGCCGTTCTGGAGGCCCTGGCGCTTCCTGTTCGATTGTGTCTCCACGAATTCAGCCTTTTCATGATGTGGGGCCAAGGGAGGAGGGAGCCGAGTCACCGTGGAGTCTACAGGTGGTTTGTGCGCGTCGTTATGAAGGTGTTTATGTTTGCTAAGATAGGGAGGGGAGGGGCTGGGAGAGTCTGGGTACAGGTGTCCATTTGACGGACACGGCAGAGGTGCTGAGAAGGAGTCACCTAAAAGATAAGCAGAGGTTTTATTAAAGAGTTGTTTGCTAATTAATTGAGAGCGCATGTGTTCATGTTTCCTGCGTTTGTCTGCGTGTGCCTCACCAGTGGAGGGAACCGGAGGACTTCTGCACAGTGGTAAAGGATTATATCTGAGTGTGTCTAACGTCACAGTCTTCCTCTGAATGGCCTTCAGCAGCTCTTCTGTTCTCTCTTTATCtacagagaaaaagacagaatgaGAACACCCATcactcatattttaaaaaaatatgtgttaaaaaaatgacTTGGGCCGGGAACTAATGGGGACGTGTCAGTAAATGGATGATCTGAGGGTAATGCCCAattcagagaggaaaaaaattcaatttaatGAAGTTCTTACCAGTTCCCCCCCCCCTCAACAgtctccaaatgttttcttaaGGCCAGAATAGCTTACACTGATTTTAGATTTTATGCCCCATTTCATCGACAACTAGATCTTACTGAAGCACTGGCCTTACAGAAAAGTCTTCAGAAAATGAAGaggaaaaactttaaaagagaGTGCAAGTGAGCTGCTGATTATACAACAGCGTCCCTGCAAGCAAGTAATAATCATTTAACAACAGAGAGTTTACGCTGGTATTTGAAAATCCAATCTTCAGATTGTAGTTATGAGATTCTTTTTAACAGAggggtaaaataaaataaacacagccaGTGTTTTGGCTGAAAAACAAcgaatgaaaaacaaagagctcTAGGAATATTTAACACTTCTTAGGCAGTCTTTGCATAAtaatatttctaacttttaatataaaaacttGAGAGAGCAATGGAAAATTTCTCATTCATTGCATTCTGCCATCAGAGAGGCATCTTATTGGTCCTACATTCATCCTGCAGCATGACAAGAACCCCAAACGTACAGCCGGAGTCATCATCTGTTTTCAGTGACTACTGCAGACGGTATGGACTTGTGGTCACCTAAACCCCAAGATTTTTCCATTGTACTCCTTATACATGCCAATGCCACTTTCTTAGGACCAAGTTTTTCTGATTAATAACTGCTtttgtagcccatctgcttcacaATTTCATGCATtttgctcttctgcatactatAGTTGcactttttcttcattttcaggtAATTTTCACCCGAAGAACTAATGCTTACTGATAACTTATCTTTTTTGGACCAGTGTTTAGAAACCGtaaagatggttgtgtgggaaaatcccagacGATCCTCAGATTCTGGAGTACCCTGACAACCATGCCTTGTTCAAGTCACAAAAATGAACTTTCTTCTCTTTCCGatgctcagtttaaacttcagcaggtcatcacAACCATGTCTACACGCCTAAATGCGCTAAGCTAATGCCACGCGATTGGTTGATTTTCGTTAACAGGTAGTTTAATAGGTTTACCTGATATAGCAGCCACccaaaaatgtatatatttgaagATATTTTTCTACATATTTAGTTTTGCCAGTTTTTTCCATTATACATCTGCAGTTTATCCAGTTTCATAAATTAATGACCTTTTAAACAGATTTCACACATTCTGAAGCAGTACCATGTTTTCCCTGGATGTGGGCTCAAATCTACTCTTGCTGGACAAATCAGAAAATCCCACTCCAACCTTCAGATTCTTCCTAACTTTATTTTCTTCTCACTCCTCCTACTACCTCAGTAAACACCCAAAACTGAGCGAAAGtaaatgctttatttttttccctccacgGGGAATCACCAGAGCAACTCTGAAGAAAGCAGAGTAGCACGTaggatgtgtgtgtggataCCAAACAGGTTGTTACCTCTCCTCTGCTGTGGGCTGACGTGCGAGAGGTTGAACATAAGGAGGaagtcttttttcttctccagtTCGGGGGTGCAGTCCATCTGCTCGGCAGAGTACGGAGTAGTTAAGGGAGTTGTGGGTGTTGAAGATGTTGAAGGTGAGCAGGCCTTTTTCTTGCCCTGCACAGCCGGAGGAGAGACGCTGCGCTCtttcatcatcctcctcctcttcctcctcttctgaGCCAGAAGATCATCGCGATGGGTCAGCGTAGTAAGACCACACACACGCAGAAAATCCACTTTCTTTGGAGAAAGATCAATCagacaaaagggaaaaaaacccaaaaaccttCATACCTGTGATGAATgcatgtgtgactgtgtgtgttttcgcACCTCTGAAGACGTGTCCAGCTTGAGTGGGGGCTGTTCTGTCACTCTTCTCAGATGAGCTTTCACCTCCTCCTCATCGCTCTCATCATATGACTCATCCAGGTCATAGTAATAACCTGGTAAAGGCAGAGCATTATTAAAACAATTGCGGGCCTATGCATCAGTAATGACATGATCTGCAGTTCCCTTTAGTCTTCCATCTCCACCTCCTGctgctttctgttttattcCTCTCACCTCCTTCTTTGGCctctttcctcctcttctcttccaGGTCGAGTTTGCTGAGCAGCCTGCGGTGCTGCTGGAGAACCTCATCGTACACCATCATGCTGTCAGGCACCTGATGCGATCGCTCCCTTACCGCTGGCGGAGAAGCAGCCTGGCACCGTCCCCCTAGGTCAGTGCAGGCTCCACTGGAGATAGACGGAGGCATAAAGGATCGCTGGTGGAGGTTATTGATATGATGCCGGTGGTAGAGGCTCTGGATGGCTCTGTCCTGCTCACTCTTGTTCCAGCACTCCTGTAAACTTGCTCCCCTGAGTGAGGCGAACCTTTCTGGGCTTTTTGCCATCCTCCTGTTGCCCTCTTCCAGCCTCTCCCCCCATGCCGCAGGCGGTCTCTCAGCTCTGGTCAATCCCGGTGGCGGTCGACTCGGTGGCGTTGGGGCGTTTAGTTTTCTGCGGGAGTCTGCAGGTGCGTCAACAAGAGAAGCTGGGTTCCACAGTGTAGTGGCAGGGGCAGGAGGTTGATGGGGAGCTTTTGGGGAGATTAGCGGCGGTGGAGCGCCGAGGCAGGCTGCTACATCTTTGCTGCCTGAGTTGTGATAGACTGAACCGGTGCTGCTTAGAAGAACAGAAAGaaccttttattcaaattctggaCCTAGTAAAGAGTGCATGGTGTTTCAAAAGGGAtacaaattgtattcaaaagaagaagcagctaaTTCTCACCGGCTGCCGTCTCTCCTCGGTTCCACCCCTTTCCCCGGTGACCTGAGGCCAAGCTCTAACGGACGCTCCCTGTCCTGTCCCTGTGCTCGCTGTCGTGTTAACCACGCCTCCTCGCTGGCTCTCTGACTCATCATGCTGGCGGAAAGAGCTCCATGGATCCCACCAACAGCACCAGCATGATGTTTCCCCAGGTGAGAAGGCAACAAGCTGGGCACTGGGTATGGCACAGAGCCCCTGGAGGAGTGAATGCTAGGCTGCAGAGGCTTAGGTGctgaaaaacctgggtgttcGGAGTCCTTGGATTTATCTGGAGAAACTGTGGAGTTATGGAAAGTGCATGTGTTATGTGCTACGCTGATATATCAGGATGTTTATTTACTTCAACTGCACAAAGTAATGGGCCTTTATTTGATGCAGTCTTTATTTCTAAGTCCTTCAGTTTGATAAGTATAACTGGACATATTAGTCCATTTTCCACTGCAGGAAGTCTTATTTTAGGATCTGCTCCCATTGCCCTTTTAAGTTACAGTATTACCCTGTTTTTTAAGATTCAATACCTCTGTTAcacaattaaaattaaaagtccAGTAGTGTTTCAGTGACCAGGAACACCTTCTACTTTAAACGGGCTTTTACTGTGAAATTTCAAGATAAACCATTAGCAACAAGAGCCCGAAAAGATCAAAGGATTACAAAGGTAAATTACTCAACCCCtacagcctctctctctctttgggGTCTGGTTTCAGTCATGTATGTCAATATTCACGTGCAGAATGTGTTCGCAGAGGTTAAAAAATGAGACAGACTGTGTGCAGAGCTGAGATTGTTAGCCAAAGAGCGAGAGCTTGAAGAGAGAATAAAATTTAAAGGTTTCAACCACAAGTGTGCTAATTTATATGTCAATCTGCTTGTACTTTAAACAATTTACTGCATCCTTTTGATAGTTTTATTTCAGCAACTTGAGAAGTCAGCAGGTTCACCGAAGTCATTAGAAATTCTCCTTTGGGGTATAAATGTTTCTAACAGATTTCATTGCAATCTGGCCAGTAGCTGTCAGGATATGTGGCTCAGGTCCAAAGTGTTGGGCAGACACTTTTTTTAAGCAACACAAGTGTTAAAAATTTAAACTACTGCAGATCAAAACCAGCAGTGTTGTGAGTTTCTGTCTTCTTTCTCGATAATAATGAGTAATAATGAGTCAGCTATACCCAGAATAGACTACTTGGGTATTTTAACTgaaattaagtaaaaaaaaaaaatctgtttctaAAACTCTGTATACATGCTTGAGCATGCACCTGCAGGCGAGCGCACATACATGTACAcgcgtgtttgtgtgtaggtACCCAGTCTGTTCGGGGTCAGCCTTTCTCCTGGCCTGGCCCTGTCCTCCGGTGGTGCCCTCCGAGCATGCAGCTCAGCCAGGTAGTGGCCCTCCGCCGCTCTGACCATCTGCTGCTGTCTCTCCCTCTGCCTCTCCTTCTGTCTTTCCAGCTCTCTCTCAcgctccctctcctcctctcgctccctctctctttcccgCTCTCGTTCCAGCCCggcctctcgctctctctctttctctcgttcacgctcttgctctctctctcgctggcGGAGCTCGTTCTCCATCTGTAGCCTGTGGGGGAGGTTGACAAGTATgcgtacacacagacacagacacaagcacacacacacacacaaagggagaaggtgagagatgcaACACCCAACATGAGGCAGATATTAACCACACACTGGTGAACCTCGCACAAACATTTCTactaaaacatacacacacacacacgcagctgcagaagcacacacacacactctccattTACCATGAGGAAAATAATCCATACACAGCATGACTGAGCAAGAGCAGATGAACACTTAATAGGTATCCACAggaaaatgacacacacacacacacacacacacacacacaagcaatcaatagcacacaaacaaacctacaAGATATGCAGGAGCCATTACAGAACCAGATGATGAATGCCATCCAtttcaaacacaaacatttcccCTGTGCATTATGCCACAGGAAAACAATGAGTATTGTCAAACTGAGAAAGCAGCTCAAAGCGCTGAAAGAAAATAGAGACACACAGAGggacttaaaaaataaaaaaatacttcGTTATGTGTGTGCGATTTTATGTAAGCGCTGGCTTGCATATGCATGTCTGTGGGCgttcagtgtgtgtgaagggCAGTGTGTGTGATAAGTGTATAGAAGGCACTGTGGGGTGTGTGCTAAAAATATCACACAGTCAGCAACCTGTGCCTACCCTGCAGAGAGATTACACAGCTCTGCAGAcagtgaagaaagaaagaaagaaagaaagagagaaggaaaggaagaaacaaacaaagtgtTACCTCTCAGATAAGGCTGTATGGTTTAGGTCAGCAGGGTAGCGGCCTCCAGGCAGGTGTAAGTGGAGGGCAGAGGGGTGCAGTGGAGGGAAGGCACCCCCTGCAGGCACAGAGTAGAACTGTGATCGCAGTGCAGAAAGACACAGAGACTCCTCCATCCTgtggcagaaaaaaacaaaaaaacgagtCAGAATATATCTGCCACTGAGGAGCTGATGGTTATCTGATAAGTGAGTGCAGAATAGATTAAAggatgtgggttttttttatttttaacattttgacttttatttgaCAGGACTGTGCAGAAGAAGCAGTAAAAGCATGGAGAGAACAGAAGTTTGAACCCAGGTCCCTGCAGCAAGGACTTTAGCTTTTTGTTATGGGGCGCCACCTCAACCTGGTGAGCTATAGTGGACACTGcacacttcctgctttattccAGCATGCTATATAAAAAGACTGTAAGTAAAAATTGAAATAGCCACAATGATGATGCCCACTGGTTAGTAAAGTGAATTCAGCATCGTGTTTTAAAACCAGAGGAGAAGATTGGGTTGAGAAAACGAGGAATATTGCAGTCCCAAAGCTAGACTGATAACTTGTCAATTGCACTGTAACACACACCCTGCTATTTAGATTACTTACAAAATGATCATCATGTTGTATCCATTAAGTCTAGTGATTATGCTATAGACTAATCAGAAAAGATTAAGTGAGGTCATGGATTTGGGGAGCCGCTGACTCCAGCTACATTTCTCATTGAAACCCAAGGAGCCCCCCTGGTGGCTATAAAGAAGAATGCAGATTACTGCTATACACAGGCATTAAcctaaaaaaagataaatggcAGCTGTGTGGGTTTCTGTTACCTCGGTAAGGACAGAGGGTGGTGCAAGTAGGCTGGATGATAGTAAGCGGCGACGGCGGCGTGGGCTGCAGCGGCCGGGTCGAGGCTCAGGGGCAGAGAGCTCAGACGGAGGTCATCTGAGGTGGCGAACGGCCGGAGTGCTCTCAGGTATTCCTCTGGAACGGCACCTGAGGGCACTACGGGGTGCATCTGCCCAGGCAAACTGCAGAACATATTCAGAGGATAATTTTAAGAATGAATTATGCATGCAGACTTTTCTGCACAGCTACGCAGTATGCACGTGCCACACTTACCTGATGCTCTGCATTCGGGGGTCTTGCATGATGCTGCTTGGTGTGAGGCCAAAGGAGTGAGCCAGGGGGTGAGGTGAAGAGATGGGAGGAGTCCTCTTATCCTGCTGTGGCTGGGGGTTCTCAGCTCCCACCCGCTCCCTGCTGAGACCCTGAACACTCGGCTCCACCTGACAAAGACACATACAGAAAGTGTGACAGCAGACTTTACTATGTCTAttggtgtgattttttttctccagtgtgtgtctgtgtgagtgtgcacgCTCTACATTCAAACAGAGTAGAGGAGTTCTGGAAAAAGACGAGTGAGAAATAAGATGGAGTGATTGCGTAAAAacctctgagctgcagccagAGGCTCAGCAGAGTGGAAAAGTGGGTCTGATATGTCATAACAGGTCAAGATCAAAGTGGAAAGATGATCCCAATATCTAGCCAACTGCTCCATCCTTCATCACCCACTCCCTCTCTGAGCTTCTCACTCAGAGGATTTGGCCACCACAACACTGCATTTGATCCTCGATTGCTTAAATTCCAGCCCTCAAAATCACCACCATGACCAAAGAggccttttttttccaaacctgCATATAAACACGCATTAAGAAACAAGTACCCCACGCCTGCATCCAAGGCTCTCTCCCACTTTGTCTGGTATGTCATGCGGCATTGTTCTTCATTCTGTTCAAACCAAGCAGTGCTCAAGGATCTGAGAAATGAAGCCAATACTGAAGTAGTCTAGTAACTGCAATTCTccaaatggccacttgaggttgGCTCCAAACCATAGACAGTGTAAGAGATAAATGTAGCTTCTCTGATGTCGCCCACTGGTTTCTAAAGTTCTGTTTCAGAACCTCGAGTGGAGGGTTTCTGCTTCGCCAGGGCGGGTCTGACTGTGAAACTGCACGGTCCTTGTTTAAGGACCTGTGATTCACAATTAGTGAATGATTGTGCAGTCTTATACCAATCTGCTAGGACTTTGTGGTGGTGAGGGGAAGGAGGCTAGACAAaagacactgtggaagagatccagagattaataataaaggATGATTAAATGGAGAGTGGTGTataagcacagagagacaaaatgaTGTGAGTGATCCAGCTGTAACTAAAAACTTTCATGTAAATAAAGCTTAAAGGCCAATCTCAAAAGTAAGAGAGGGCATTTGTCTCCCACATCTAAACTGGGAGCTGGCTCCATAGAAGAGAGGCTTGAAatctgaaggctctgcctcccattctacttttaaatatcttggGAACTACAAGTCAGCCTGCAGACCAAAAGCAAAGTGCTCCATTGAGGTAATATGGAACAGATAATcctgaattttaaaataattttaaaacagaCTTAATGTTTTGTTCAGCATGACCCAAAACTTGTGGTTAAGCTCATAATCTTAGCAgcaaagtgtttacagaggtcaaGACAGGGACTGGTTTTTCCTTTGATTTCTGTAGGACTGATGTCTCTTTGCAACCAcagctatcgccatctggtggcatCCATGGTTTATACTGTTTGTGCTCCAAAAGGAAGTCAGTCTTTATATATTTCCATACTAAAATGCAGCAAGCAAACATGTTTGCACCCTGCTATAAGAAAAAGGCGTGGTCGCTGTAGCCAGCTGAACTGATCATCTGTGTTCTAAACtttaatgtttatgttttatgctTAGCACTTACTAGTAGGCATCAATATGTGTTGCGCTTATATAGTTTCTACTGTAGCTTGTGAACATTAGCTGCCAAATATCACTTCTAGCtccaaaaaaaatcatgaaactTCTATAATGAAAACTCCAAAACTAATATTGGCAAATTAATCCATGACTTTACGTTGGTTCccattttttatatacagtctatgctcCAAACTgtaaggcaaaaaaagaaaatgaaatgactCATAGTCTACAGCAGTGATTAAGCTGATCTAACCGTTTGTTTGCATGCTTGCAGTTAGTGATTAACAGAtattaaaacaaagtaaaaccaggaattgaaaatgaaaaagtgcTGTGATATTTTTGGTGTGATGGAGCCATCGACTGACTAGCCAACCAACCAAGAAGCCAACAGACCACcagacactgatttttttttctaagtctAAATAAGAAACAGCTGCCTGGAACCGTTTAGCAAAGTATGTTAATGAGAAAAAGACATACATTTACACTAATGTGTCATATCTTGTTGCTACAGCAACAGACAGCAGTACAGGTCAGGCTGACCACAGACAAACCACAAACAAATGACCTCTCTCAGCAACACCCAATCTGCTACCTTAGTTTAGTACAACACTTGATTTGCAGTATAATACTCGTGTTTTGAATACGTTTGAATAGTTTTGTATATGCCACTCATGGAAAGCAGATTCAAACCAGGGATGAAGCATCTTTCCTTTAATATCTCCCAGAAATCCTCACTAGGTCAAAACGAGACAGGGAGGCAACACATGGACGGTCTGGAGAGAAGCCATCGCATtccttgacctctgacctcgcAGACAGCCGATGGCCTTCACAGACCCGGCAATAAAACACACGCAGTCTGCTTCTTTTGGTTAAACGGTCCTTTGCTCTGTCCGCACAGTACGGACAAACACTGAATTAACACACAGCTCTGCTCTCCCGCTCATTCTTACACTACCTCCCTTCCTTTCTTAACATCCTATTCTCCATTTTTTTcctgcctccctccctcctcgaTTCTCTCTGAATGTCTGAATAAGAGCCCCAGGCAGGCTGGGCCACAGAGTGGTCTTTGTGAAGGGGTAGAAAGGCAGCTCTGATCCAGGGGGAAGTGGCTACTGTGGGGGCTAACCTCTGCATTGTTTGAGGGGCCTGGTTCCTTGCCCCAGcttaaattcacacacacacacacacacaaacgcacgcacacacacacaggtcccCCTTCACATCCTAAGCCTTTTGTGGTGAAGGgtcaagtacacacacacacacacacgcgcgcacacactcTCTGCAGGAAGCTGAAGACAAAAAGTGCCAGTCTCTGCAgactccagtgtgtgtgtgtgtgtgtgtgtgtgtgtgtgtttttagacAAACACTTAATGTGTTGCTGAAAAAGACGCAGAACAGCAAGGAAGAGGGTGGCTGGAAGCATGAAAATGAAAGCgtaaaacaacacagagaaaggcAGGATGGGGTAAATGAAGAAAGCAACGCTTGGACGGCTGGTTTTGACAGTTGGATGTTGATAAGCACTGGGACTATTTCTTTAATGGAgggagcaggagcagcagcaggacagATAAAGGAGACTGAGAGCGACAGACCACTCATCTGTACTGAGAGAACACGAGAGAGAGACGAGGAAGGGCcgagaaaaaaagaggagactGGCGTGACAGGGGAACAAAAGGTACAGATgcacagagagaaaacagcagacattttgTCTCAGACTGGCGCGAAACACCCGGAGGTGTGACAGCGTGATGAATGACACGTCTTACCTGTCTTCCGTCGGCCCTCCACAGGCCGTTGCTTGTCTTTGTGGGGGCAATGGTGACTACTGGAGGTGTGCTGGGGACACTGCGGCCCCTGTTCTGGCCCAGGAGGGGCCCTAAAGAGCCCCGCTTAGGGGTGGTAACCGGCGAGCTGTGGCTGGTGGCCGGGGAAGAGACGGGAGACGATTCACCGCTGAGGGCAGAACCTGAggaagggagagaaagaggaatGAATGACAGCAAACAGCATCTGATCAGATTAAAAAGATTTCACCATCAAATAATCTCCCCGTGGCACATaactttttcaatttttttgtcaaCGTGACGAACTAAACACTGATTCAGTCATTTTTGATAAAAAGCATTCAAAAAAATGTGACAGAAACAAAGGAAAGTGTAATAACGATACCGGAAGGAAAAGGGTAGGAGATGAAAGTGGGTGTGTGACAATTACGAACACGCACCAAAAaaatctgctgtaaaaagaGCGAAGGAAGCATGTCATAAATGACTGTGTTAAAAAGAGGCTGGGGTGTGACACCAAAGGGGAGGTGTGATaaagggagtgtgtgtgtgtgtgtgtgtgtgtgtgctgcccGTAACATTCACTCTGGCATTACTCCATATTTCTGagaaacacatacacacgcacacaaacaaacacacttgGAAACAAGCAGGAAATAATGAGACAGAGAAGGTAGGAACCAATGAGTTCATGTAAAGCTGCAGGTAGAGAAAATGAGATAGTGATGGAGAGTCGGggacacagaaagagaaaaagagagagggggggggaagAGGGAGCTTGTTATAATTGGCTGTAATTAGATTCTCATTATTAGGAGATGAATGGAAACGAAGGAAGGAAGAGACGGAGAGGGAGAGGTCAGAATAGGTCAGCTCTTATCCAGCACCTTCATTAGGACAGCAATGAGCTgagtgaggacacacacacacaaccaaatAGCTACCAGGCAGCCAAACATTTCACAATAATTCACAAAATACAACCATACTCTGAAAGGATCTACTTTCACTTTTACTGGCACTGTGTTTCAATACGCTGTCCAATTTTCATTCATTAACACTGTGTTCCTGTCTTCAAGAAACCGCTTTTTTCTCCCCCATTAGATAAAAGATTGATACCGCCGTCGTGTCTGTagtctaaatatgaagctaTAGCAGtcagttagcttagcttaacATAATAACTGGAAGAATAAGGACAGAGCTTTCCTAGCTCTGTCCAGAGGCAACAAATTAAAATCTACCATCACCCGTAAGATCACCCACTCTCCTACGCCCTGCTAAAGAGTCCGTGTGCAAACAAAGATTCCCATTTCTCCATGCAAAAGCTGAAGTATTccacagaggagagagaaacaAGGAAATTCAACAGGATTTTGTACAAACCTGACACCAGCAGTAAAGGTTGGACTGGGTGTGACGCACAAAgaggagtctgtgtgtgtgtttgagtgtttgtgtgtgtgtatgctcaAAAATACGTTAGCTCTCCAGGGCTTGAGGCAGCTGGAGCTGTGTTTGGGTGTGTGCAAGGTGGTTAAACCAGTGCTCACCTCTGGGGTCCTCTGCCTGTTTGGCCAGTTTACGAAGGGCAGCAGCGAATCCAGAGTTTGCAGACTGGGCAACTGCGTTCCCATTGGTTAGTGGACTGAGGGGACTGACTGTAGCCGTGGTGCGACTCGCCGTGGAGATCATTCCTAATGATGGTGACTTATTGGACTCATGGTTCATACCTGGCGAGAGCGGAAAGAAAAGATGCGAGGAACTTTATTATTGATTTGATTAAGCGAAGGCCTCGCTCAGCATTGCACTCGGCTAACTACCTGCCTAAAAAAAGATTTCTGAACACAGCTGGTACCCGAGTCATTCTGAATCAACAAAACTCAACTgac is drawn from Pelmatolapia mariae isolate MD_Pm_ZW linkage group LG7, Pm_UMD_F_2, whole genome shotgun sequence and contains these coding sequences:
- the LOC134631477 gene encoding genetic suppressor element 1-like isoform X3, yielding MNHESNKSPSLGMISTASRTTATVSPLSPLTNGNAVAQSANSGFAAALRKLAKQAEDPRGSALSGESSPVSSPATSHSSPVTTPKRGSLGPLLGQNRGRSVPSTPPVVTIAPTKTSNGLWRADGRQVEPSVQGLSRERVGAENPQPQQDKRTPPISSPHPLAHSFGLTPSSIMQDPRMQSISLPGQMHPVVPSGAVPEEYLRALRPFATSDDLRLSSLPLSLDPAAAAHAAVAAYYHPAYLHHPLSLPRMEESLCLSALRSQFYSVPAGGAFPPLHPSALHLHLPGGRYPADLNHTALSERLQMENELRQREREQEREREKEREREAGLEREREREREREEERERERELERQKERQRERQQQMVRAAEGHYLAELHARRAPPEDRARPGERLTPNRLVSPDKSKDSEHPGFSAPKPLQPSIHSSRGSVPYPVPSLLPSHLGKHHAGAVGGIHGALSASMMSQRASEEAWLTRQRAQGQDRERPLELGLRSPGKGVEPRRDGSRSTGSVYHNSGSKDVAACLGAPPPLISPKAPHQPPAPATTLWNPASLVDAPADSRRKLNAPTPPSRPPPGLTRAERPPAAWGERLEEGNRRMAKSPERFASLRGASLQECWNKSEQDRAIQSLYHRHHINNLHQRSFMPPSISSGACTDLGGRCQAASPPAVRERSHQVPDSMMVYDEVLQQHRRLLSKLDLEEKRRKEAKEGGYYYDLDESYDESDEEEVKAHLRRVTEQPPLKLDTSSEKVDFLRVCGLTTLTHRDDLLAQKRRKRRRMMKERSVSPPAVQGKKKACSPSTSSTPTTPLTTPYSAEQMDCTPELEKKKDFLLMFNLSHVSPQQRRDKERTEELLKAIQRKTVTLDTLRYNPLPLCRSPPVPSTGDSFSAPLPCPSNGHLYPDSPSPSPPYLSKHKHLHNDAHKPPVDSTVTRLPPPLAPHHEKAEFVETQSNRKRQGLQNGAGTGAAAAQKKEPGQVQNGRNRPLERFTPEAFAQHFHQAVLQSTHSTLQNKGLSNCVPEAGVKADPSQPHSVSQLKSSNLIHVSQRAHINGHHFPSSVANRDTLAPQENLSEDEEESDQEEDEEEEEEEDVPRKWQGIEAIFEAYQEYVDEWSIERQVLHSQCKRLEAQNYNLTRTAEQLSITMGELVTQRQKVREERERLQAQLEHFRRCLTLPNIHWGRGQVNGHTPR
- the LOC134631477 gene encoding genetic suppressor element 1-like isoform X1, which translates into the protein MFGLKTPHFYLPGMNHESNKSPSLGMISTASRTTATVSPLSPLTNGNAVAQSANSGFAAALRKLAKQAEDPRGSALSGESSPVSSPATSHSSPVTTPKRGSLGPLLGQNRGRSVPSTPPVVTIAPTKTSNGLWRADGRQVEPSVQGLSRERVGAENPQPQQDKRTPPISSPHPLAHSFGLTPSSIMQDPRMQSISLPGQMHPVVPSGAVPEEYLRALRPFATSDDLRLSSLPLSLDPAAAAHAAVAAYYHPAYLHHPLSLPRMEESLCLSALRSQFYSVPAGGAFPPLHPSALHLHLPGGRYPADLNHTALSERLQMENELRQREREQEREREKEREREAGLEREREREREREEERERERELERQKERQRERQQQMVRAAEGHYLAELHARRAPPEDRARPGERLTPNRLVSPDKSKDSEHPGFSAPKPLQPSIHSSRGSVPYPVPSLLPSHLGKHHAGAVGGIHGALSASMMSQRASEEAWLTRQRAQGQDRERPLELGLRSPGKGVEPRRDGSRSTGSVYHNSGSKDVAACLGAPPPLISPKAPHQPPAPATTLWNPASLVDAPADSRRKLNAPTPPSRPPPGLTRAERPPAAWGERLEEGNRRMAKSPERFASLRGASLQECWNKSEQDRAIQSLYHRHHINNLHQRSFMPPSISSGACTDLGGRCQAASPPAVRERSHQVPDSMMVYDEVLQQHRRLLSKLDLEEKRRKEAKEGGYYYDLDESYDESDEEEVKAHLRRVTEQPPLKLDTSSEKVDFLRVCGLTTLTHRDDLLAQKRRKRRRMMKERSVSPPAVQGKKKACSPSTSSTPTTPLTTPYSAEQMDCTPELEKKKDFLLMFNLSHVSPQQRRDKERTEELLKAIQRKTVTLDTLRYNPLPLCRSPPVPSTGDSFSAPLPCPSNGHLYPDSPSPSPPYLSKHKHLHNDAHKPPVDSTVTRLPPPLAPHHEKAEFVETQSNRKRQGLQNGAGTGAAAAQKKEPGQVQNGRNRPLERFTPEAFAQHFHQAVLQSTHSTLQNKGLSNCVPEAGVKADPSQPHSVSQLKSSNLIHVSQRAHINGHHFPSSVANRDTLAPQENLSEDEEESDQEEDEEEEEEEDVPRKWQGIEAIFEAYQEYVDEWSIERQVLHSQCKRLEAQNYNLTRTAEQLSITMGELVTQRQKVREERERLQAQLEHFRRCLTLPNIHWGRGQVNGHTPR